From a region of the Besnoitia besnoiti strain Bb-Ger1 chromosome I, whole genome shotgun sequence genome:
- a CDS encoding GAF domain-containing protein (encoded by transcript BESB_005490) — translation MNTDTCARHPVACAWALAFGLLRPHAASRQVRPSSRGGALNAAPPPCLVFCSPTTQPRPSPDIATALLYASLPHTFTRPPPSAAPANDALLLKADDPQAFPPPSAVPLEPALRLPCAPFATPAAPPPPPPSGFHALAVSS, via the coding sequence ATGAACACAGATACATGCGCTCGGCATCccgtcgcgtgcgcgtggGCACTCGCGTTTGGGCTTCTGCGCCCTCACGCTGCGTCCAGGCAGGTTCGCCCGTCTTCCCGTGGGGGCGCCCTcaacgcggcgcctccgccttgtCTTGTCTTCTGTTCCCCGACCACCCAACCCCGCCCTTCACCGGACATCGCCACCGCTCTGCTGTACGCGAGCCTGCCTCACACTTTCACACGTCCCCCACcctcagccgcgccagcCAACGACGCCCTTCTTTTGAAAGCCGACGACCCGCAGGCCTtcccgcctccctctgctgtCCCCTTGGAGCCTGCGCTacgccttccctgcgcccCCTTCGCAACCCCTgcggcccccccccccccgcccccctcagGCTTCCACGCGCTAGCAGTCTCATCATAG